The Pseudolabrys sp. FHR47 genome contains a region encoding:
- a CDS encoding DUF1214 domain-containing protein, translating into MRLLTSTLFALIVASAVGLGLTYFALTRGAAFGALTIGSWTAWPKTGTADADPYARASIARTGQLPVALGDGVSFTARSDDNGKPLDGRCDVVLSGVTPAARFWTLSLYNNDGELIANSIDRYGFSSQEIVRRADGSFEIAVSPRANPGNWLPTAGVDRYTLVLRLYDTAVGVATKAGREVPMPAIETRNCPDDQARSRP; encoded by the coding sequence GTGCGGCTTCTGACCTCCACCTTGTTTGCCCTGATCGTCGCCAGCGCGGTTGGCTTGGGGCTCACCTATTTTGCGCTGACGCGCGGCGCAGCCTTTGGCGCGCTGACGATCGGCAGTTGGACCGCGTGGCCGAAGACCGGCACGGCGGACGCCGACCCCTATGCCCGCGCCAGCATTGCACGCACCGGGCAGTTGCCGGTTGCGCTCGGCGATGGCGTTTCGTTCACGGCCAGGAGCGACGACAACGGCAAGCCGCTCGACGGCCGCTGCGACGTCGTCCTCTCCGGCGTAACGCCGGCTGCGCGTTTCTGGACGCTGTCGCTTTACAACAATGACGGCGAACTGATCGCCAATTCCATCGACCGCTACGGGTTCTCAAGCCAGGAAATCGTGCGCCGCGCCGACGGCAGCTTCGAGATCGCGGTGTCGCCGCGTGCCAACCCGGGCAACTGGCTGCCAACGGCGGGGGTCGACCGCTACACGCTGGTGCTGCGCCTTTACGACACGGCGGTCGGCGTCGCCACCAAGGCCGGCCGCGAAGTGCCGATGCCGGCGATCGAAACGCGCAACTGTCCTGACGATCAGGCACGGAGCAGACCATGA
- a CDS encoding DUF1254 domain-containing protein gives MIRWLLLLLGGALLGGIVHLATIILLPRTATQDAFARLTNDTPVNSVAALPQPRPEKAAMPFMDPAFAAGVCRYDLSNGPLKLTVPVSLAYTSVSFYTRYDVAYYAINDRAAGRRVIELDLMTPEQKNAMPEEEDVTAADRLIVESPTVSGLIAIRALAPEPGLMPMAQATIANARCAVQAATAAPATSRR, from the coding sequence ATGATCCGTTGGCTGCTTCTGTTGCTGGGTGGCGCGCTGCTGGGCGGCATCGTGCACCTTGCCACTATCATCCTCCTGCCACGCACCGCGACTCAGGATGCCTTCGCACGTCTCACAAACGACACACCGGTGAACAGCGTGGCGGCGCTGCCGCAGCCGCGCCCCGAAAAGGCGGCGATGCCGTTCATGGATCCGGCCTTCGCCGCCGGCGTCTGCCGCTACGACCTGTCGAACGGCCCGCTCAAGCTGACAGTGCCGGTCAGCCTCGCCTATACGTCAGTGTCGTTCTACACACGCTACGACGTCGCCTATTACGCCATCAACGACCGCGCGGCCGGGCGTCGCGTCATCGAACTCGACCTGATGACGCCGGAGCAGAAGAACGCCATGCCGGAGGAGGAAGACGTCACTGCCGCGGACAGGCTGATCGTGGAGTCGCCCACCGTCTCGGGCCTCATCGCCATTCGCGCACTGGCGCCGGAGCCCGGCCTGATGCCGATGGCGCAGGCCACCATCGCCAATGCGCGCTGCGCGGTGCAGGCCGCCACAGCGGCGCCAGCGACCTCACGGCGCTGA